The following proteins come from a genomic window of Microbacterium lemovicicum:
- a CDS encoding ROK family protein, producing MHRIGIDIGGTKIAGAVVDADGRILEKLRIETPIDVRELANAVVNMTTHLSAAHEVDAVGVAAAGFVDKAGTTIIHAPNIAWRNEPLRAILEERIPLPVTIDNDANAAGWAEFRFGAGRDVSDMVMLTMGTGVGGAVVLDGRLYRGGHGIAAELGHVRFIRDGLLCGCGQSGCLEMYASGRALQRQAEEIADGGGIGAGLAALRAQTGQISGPAISRLVLAGDPGATEALRRVATALGEACGGFTATLDPELYVIGGGVAELGEDLLGPVRLAYETSLPGYGDREVARFAIARLGNDAGVIGAADLAGASTPAEAR from the coding sequence CGGCGCCGTGGTGGATGCGGACGGACGCATCCTCGAGAAGCTCCGCATCGAGACGCCGATCGACGTGCGTGAGCTCGCGAACGCGGTCGTGAACATGACGACGCACCTGAGCGCCGCGCACGAGGTGGACGCCGTCGGCGTCGCGGCGGCGGGCTTCGTCGACAAGGCCGGAACGACCATCATCCACGCGCCGAACATCGCGTGGCGCAACGAACCTCTCCGCGCCATCCTCGAGGAGCGCATCCCGCTGCCGGTCACCATCGACAACGACGCGAACGCGGCCGGCTGGGCGGAGTTCCGCTTCGGCGCCGGGCGGGACGTGAGCGACATGGTGATGCTGACGATGGGCACCGGCGTCGGCGGCGCGGTGGTGCTCGACGGAAGGCTCTATCGCGGCGGGCACGGCATCGCCGCCGAGCTCGGCCACGTGCGCTTCATCCGTGACGGCCTCCTGTGCGGCTGCGGACAGAGCGGATGCCTGGAGATGTACGCCTCAGGCCGCGCGCTGCAGCGACAGGCCGAGGAGATCGCCGACGGCGGCGGCATCGGAGCCGGCCTGGCGGCTCTGCGGGCGCAGACCGGGCAGATCTCCGGGCCGGCGATCTCGCGGCTCGTGCTCGCCGGAGATCCGGGAGCCACCGAGGCGCTGCGCCGGGTGGCCACCGCGCTGGGGGAGGCGTGCGGCGGATTCACCGCGACGCTCGACCCCGAGCTCTACGTCATCGGGGGAGGGGTCGCCGAGCTCGGCGAGGACCTCCTCGGCCCCGTGCGCCTGGCCTACGAGACGTCTCTGCCGGGCTACGGCGACCGCGAGGTGGCGCGCTTCGCCATCGCGCGCCTCGGCAACGACGCCGGGGTGATCGGCGCCGCCGATCTCGCGGGCGCATCCACCCCGGCGGAAGCGAGATAG
- a CDS encoding lysophospholipid acyltransferase family protein yields the protein MFYWLMKYVVIGPIVKAIWRPWIVGRRNVPETGAAILASNHLSVMDSVFLPLLIDRRMSFLAKSDYFTGKGLKGWATRMFMKATGQIPIDRSGGKASEASLNTGLQVLGRGDLLGIYPEGTRSPDGKLYRGRTGLARMALEARVPVVPVVMVDTDTMLPIGHTLPRIVRVGVVIGEPLDFSRFAGMEGDRYILRSVTDEITVALQRLGEQEYDDVYASTVKDRLPAPPR from the coding sequence ATGTTCTACTGGCTGATGAAGTACGTCGTCATCGGACCGATCGTCAAGGCGATCTGGCGGCCCTGGATCGTGGGGCGCCGGAACGTACCCGAGACGGGGGCGGCGATCCTCGCCAGCAACCACCTCTCGGTGATGGACTCCGTCTTCCTGCCTCTCCTGATCGACCGGCGGATGTCGTTCCTGGCCAAGAGTGACTACTTCACCGGCAAGGGGCTCAAGGGCTGGGCGACGCGGATGTTCATGAAGGCGACGGGTCAGATCCCGATCGACCGCTCGGGTGGCAAGGCGTCGGAGGCCTCCCTCAACACCGGACTCCAGGTGCTCGGGCGGGGCGACCTCCTCGGCATCTACCCGGAGGGCACGCGCAGCCCCGACGGCAAGCTGTACCGGGGCCGCACGGGCCTCGCGCGCATGGCGCTCGAGGCCCGGGTGCCGGTCGTGCCGGTGGTCATGGTCGACACCGACACCATGCTCCCCATCGGGCACACGCTGCCGCGCATCGTCCGCGTCGGCGTGGTCATCGGCGAGCCGCTCGACTTCTCGCGCTTCGCGGGCATGGAGGGCGATCGCTACATCCTCCGCTCGGTCACCGACGAGATCACCGTCGCGCTGCAGCGACTCGGGGAGCAGGAGTACGACGACGTCTACGCCTCGACCGTGAAGGACAGGCTCCCCGCCCCGCCGCGCTGA
- a CDS encoding polyprenyl synthetase family protein: protein MDPSPDPIEAVSQRLDTFLIARRLESEEWGPEAAVLTDAGAASLRGGKRLRARFCIAGWRAVEESSNVPAALDPAALSVAASLEVFHAAALVHDDLIDNSDTRRGRPSSHRALEAHHVAHGWVGDAAAFGRSGAILLGDLLVAWSDDLAEEGFSEVDGAAAAAARAEYGVMRRGVTVGQFLDVAEESAFRSEPDDRHAERALRVASLKSARYSIQQPLTIGAALAGADDAQLAALAGFGHPLGMAFQLRDDVLGVFGDEAVTGKPSGDDLREGKRTVLIAYARERLPASAVRTVDELIGDPGLDAGQIAALQNTIIDSGALERIEALIADYARQAERALSGARLGNAAVGQLRDLARAAVARTA from the coding sequence GTGGACCCCTCTCCGGACCCGATCGAAGCTGTTTCCCAGCGACTGGACACCTTCCTCATCGCCCGCCGCCTGGAATCGGAGGAATGGGGCCCCGAAGCCGCCGTTCTCACCGATGCCGGCGCGGCTTCGCTCCGCGGTGGGAAGCGCCTCCGGGCGCGGTTCTGCATCGCCGGGTGGAGGGCTGTGGAGGAATCCTCGAACGTGCCTGCGGCGCTCGATCCGGCCGCGCTCTCCGTCGCCGCGTCGCTGGAGGTGTTCCACGCGGCCGCGCTCGTCCACGACGACCTCATCGACAACTCCGACACGCGCCGCGGACGCCCCTCCTCGCACCGCGCCCTCGAGGCGCACCATGTCGCGCACGGGTGGGTCGGCGACGCTGCGGCGTTCGGCAGGTCGGGTGCGATCCTCCTCGGCGACCTGCTCGTGGCCTGGAGCGACGATCTGGCCGAGGAGGGCTTCTCCGAGGTCGACGGCGCGGCGGCGGCCGCCGCCCGCGCCGAGTACGGCGTCATGCGCCGCGGGGTGACCGTGGGCCAGTTCCTCGACGTCGCCGAGGAGTCCGCGTTCCGGTCCGAGCCCGATGACCGTCACGCCGAACGCGCCCTGCGGGTGGCCTCCCTCAAATCCGCGCGGTACAGCATCCAGCAGCCCCTCACGATCGGCGCCGCACTCGCCGGCGCCGACGATGCCCAGCTCGCCGCGCTGGCGGGCTTCGGGCATCCGCTCGGCATGGCCTTCCAGCTGCGCGACGACGTGCTCGGCGTGTTCGGAGACGAGGCGGTCACCGGCAAGCCCAGCGGCGACGACCTGCGGGAGGGCAAGCGCACGGTGCTGATCGCCTACGCCCGCGAACGCCTCCCCGCCTCCGCGGTGCGCACCGTCGACGAGCTCATCGGCGACCCGGGGCTCGACGCCGGTCAGATCGCCGCGCTGCAGAACACGATCATCGACTCGGGAGCCCTCGAGCGCATCGAGGCCCTCATCGCCGACTACGCCCGCCAGGCCGAGCGGGCGCTGTCGGGTGCGCGGCTCGGCAATGCGGCCGTGGGGCAGCTGCGCGATCTCGCGCGGGCGGCCGTCGCCCGCACCGCCTGA
- a CDS encoding Rv2175c family DNA-binding protein has translation MTGKNVPSIHTDWLTMPELVAALDEPLGRVKRLLDEHHLVGSRRHGVFRVPSIFLVDGHPLTSLRGTIIVLQDAGFSDDEVIDWLLQDEELIGAAPIEALRAGRKIEVRRVAATLA, from the coding sequence GTGACCGGGAAGAACGTGCCCAGCATCCACACCGACTGGCTGACGATGCCCGAACTCGTCGCCGCTCTGGACGAACCGCTCGGGCGGGTGAAGCGCCTGCTCGACGAACATCACCTGGTCGGCAGCCGCCGTCACGGCGTCTTCCGCGTGCCGTCGATCTTCCTCGTCGACGGGCACCCGCTGACCTCGCTGCGGGGCACGATCATCGTCCTGCAGGACGCCGGCTTCAGCGACGACGAGGTGATCGACTGGCTCCTCCAGGACGAGGAGCTCATCGGAGCGGCTCCCATCGAGGCCCTGCGGGCCGGTCGCAAGATCGAGGTCCGTCGGGTCGCGGCGACCCTGGCCTGA
- a CDS encoding class II 3-deoxy-7-phosphoheptulonate synthase: protein MLQQLDPLDHWRTLPIKQQPAWADADAVSAVSAEIATLPPLVFAGEVDNLRERLARAASGQAFLLQGGDCAETFAGATAEQIRNRIKTVLQMAVVLTYGASMPVVKMGRMAGQFAKPRSSDTETRGDVTLPAYRGDIVNGYDFTEGSRRPDPARLLKGYHTAASTINLIRAFTQGGFADLREVHSWNQGFAKNPANQQYERLASEIDRAIKFMEAAGADFDELRRVEFYTGHEGLLMDYERPMTRIDSRTLTPYNTSAHFLWIGERTRDLDGAHIDYFSKIRNPIGVKLGPTTTPETALALIDKLDPTREPGRLTFITRMGAGKIRDALPPLLEAVRDSGATPLWVTDPMHGNGITTPTGYKTRRFDDVVDEVRGFFDAHRDAGTFPGGIHVELTGDDVTECLGGSEHIDEASLATRYESLCDPRLNHMQSLELAFLVAEELEKR from the coding sequence ATGCTGCAGCAGCTCGACCCCCTCGACCACTGGCGGACCCTGCCCATCAAGCAGCAGCCCGCGTGGGCCGACGCCGATGCCGTCTCGGCCGTCTCCGCCGAGATCGCGACGCTTCCGCCCCTGGTGTTCGCCGGAGAGGTCGACAACCTCCGCGAGCGGCTCGCGCGGGCGGCCTCGGGGCAGGCGTTCCTGCTGCAGGGCGGCGACTGCGCCGAGACGTTCGCCGGCGCGACGGCGGAGCAGATCCGCAACCGCATCAAGACCGTGCTGCAGATGGCCGTCGTCCTCACCTACGGCGCCTCGATGCCCGTGGTGAAGATGGGCCGCATGGCGGGGCAGTTCGCCAAGCCGCGCTCCAGCGACACCGAGACGCGCGGCGACGTCACGCTGCCCGCCTACCGCGGCGACATCGTGAACGGCTACGACTTCACCGAGGGCTCCCGGCGGCCCGACCCCGCGCGCCTGCTGAAGGGGTACCACACCGCCGCGTCGACCATCAACCTGATCCGCGCCTTTACGCAGGGTGGCTTCGCCGACCTCCGCGAGGTGCACAGCTGGAACCAGGGCTTCGCCAAGAACCCCGCCAACCAGCAGTACGAGCGCCTCGCGTCGGAGATCGACCGCGCCATCAAGTTCATGGAGGCCGCCGGCGCCGATTTCGACGAGCTGCGCCGCGTCGAGTTCTACACCGGCCACGAGGGCCTGCTGATGGATTACGAGCGCCCCATGACGCGCATCGACTCCCGCACGCTGACCCCGTACAACACGTCCGCGCACTTCCTGTGGATCGGGGAGCGCACACGCGACCTCGACGGTGCGCACATCGACTACTTCTCGAAGATCCGCAACCCCATCGGTGTGAAGCTCGGTCCCACGACGACGCCCGAGACGGCGCTGGCGCTCATCGACAAGCTCGACCCGACCCGCGAGCCCGGACGCCTGACGTTCATCACCCGCATGGGCGCCGGCAAGATCCGCGACGCGCTGCCGCCGCTGCTGGAGGCCGTCCGCGACTCCGGTGCGACGCCGCTGTGGGTTACCGACCCCATGCACGGCAACGGCATCACGACGCCCACCGGCTACAAGACACGCCGCTTCGACGACGTCGTCGACGAGGTGCGCGGCTTCTTCGACGCGCACCGCGACGCGGGCACGTTCCCCGGCGGCATCCACGTGGAGCTCACCGGCGACGACGTCACCGAGTGCCTCGGCGGCTCGGAGCACATCGACGAGGCCTCTCTCGCGACCCGCTACGAGAGCCTGTGCGACCCGCGCCTCAACCACATGCAGAGCCTCGAGCTCGCCTTCCTCGTGGCCGAGGAGCTCGAGAAGCGCTGA
- the pknB gene encoding Stk1 family PASTA domain-containing Ser/Thr kinase, which yields MSTSQQADPLIGRLVDGRYRVRARIARGGMATVYVATDLRLERRIALKVMHGHLSDDSVFQSRFIQEARAAARLADPHVVNVFDQGQDGDMAYLVMEYLPGITLRELMREQRRLNITQTITIMDAVLSGLAAAHRGGIIHRDVKPENVLLAEDGRIKIGDFGLARATTANTATGAQLLGTIAYLAPELVTRGTADARSDIYALGIMLYEMLVGEQPYKGEQPMQIAFQHATDSVPRPSVKNPGVPEPLDELVLWATEKVPDDRPSDAAEMLNRLREIERELGVAPQVARTLTPSRRRVADDVRDSGELTRVLPPSVTAPIAAAEEVDNASRLRTVARRRAAKGGWLLALVLLLAVVAGGAGWYFGSGPGSMVSVAAVAGTPSFTEAEAALVAQGLTAQQRDVYSLDVAAGAVVGSDPGEGTRVDRGASVAVLVSQGPQPRDIPALAGLNDDQARSTLTGLGIVITDPDQQSFTDAEKGAVLSASVTPRGGADAIDCTNGCSVHEGDTASLSVSAGPLPDVGGKSVQDATSALEEVGLSVAGTYEEFNDDLDAGAVIYIAGRDGGGNWVPGESVTLAVSKGPEPVEVPSVVGLTRDAAKKKLSDLGFTYQYLATWDLFLDSATRVEAQVPAAGQLVRAGSEVSLRFQVSG from the coding sequence GTGAGCACGAGTCAGCAGGCCGACCCGCTGATCGGCCGTCTCGTCGACGGCCGGTACCGGGTGCGCGCGCGCATCGCGCGCGGCGGCATGGCGACCGTGTACGTCGCGACCGACCTCCGGCTCGAGCGCCGGATCGCGCTCAAGGTGATGCACGGCCACCTCAGCGACGACAGCGTGTTCCAGAGTCGCTTCATCCAGGAGGCCCGCGCGGCCGCGCGCCTGGCGGACCCGCACGTGGTGAACGTGTTCGATCAGGGCCAGGACGGCGACATGGCGTACCTCGTCATGGAGTACCTGCCGGGCATCACGCTCCGCGAGCTCATGCGCGAGCAGCGCCGCCTGAACATCACGCAGACGATCACGATCATGGACGCCGTGCTGTCGGGGCTCGCTGCCGCCCACCGCGGCGGCATCATCCATCGCGATGTGAAGCCCGAGAACGTGCTGCTGGCCGAGGACGGCCGCATCAAGATCGGCGACTTCGGGCTGGCGCGGGCGACCACCGCCAACACGGCCACCGGCGCGCAGCTGCTCGGCACGATCGCCTACCTCGCACCCGAGCTCGTCACCCGCGGCACCGCGGACGCGCGCAGCGACATCTACGCGCTCGGCATCATGCTCTACGAGATGCTCGTCGGCGAGCAGCCGTACAAGGGCGAGCAGCCGATGCAGATCGCCTTCCAGCACGCCACCGACTCCGTGCCGCGGCCCAGCGTCAAGAACCCGGGGGTCCCGGAGCCGCTCGACGAACTCGTGCTGTGGGCGACGGAGAAGGTGCCGGACGACCGCCCCTCCGACGCGGCCGAGATGCTGAACCGCCTCCGCGAGATCGAGCGGGAGCTGGGCGTCGCGCCGCAGGTCGCGCGCACGCTGACGCCGTCCCGGCGACGCGTCGCCGACGACGTGCGCGACTCCGGTGAGCTCACCCGGGTGCTGCCGCCGAGCGTGACCGCGCCGATCGCCGCCGCCGAGGAGGTGGACAACGCCTCGCGCCTGCGCACGGTCGCGCGCCGCCGTGCCGCCAAGGGCGGCTGGCTCCTGGCGCTGGTGCTGCTGCTGGCCGTCGTCGCCGGTGGTGCGGGGTGGTACTTCGGTTCCGGTCCCGGCTCGATGGTCTCCGTGGCCGCAGTGGCGGGGACGCCGTCCTTCACCGAGGCGGAGGCGGCGCTCGTCGCGCAGGGGCTCACCGCCCAGCAGCGAGACGTCTACAGCCTCGACGTGGCCGCCGGCGCGGTGGTCGGCAGCGACCCCGGCGAGGGCACCCGCGTCGACAGGGGCGCGAGCGTGGCCGTCCTCGTCTCGCAGGGACCCCAGCCCCGCGACATCCCTGCTCTGGCCGGCCTCAACGACGATCAGGCGCGGAGCACGCTGACGGGCCTCGGCATCGTCATCACCGACCCGGACCAGCAGTCGTTCACCGACGCGGAGAAGGGCGCGGTGCTGTCCGCCTCGGTCACCCCGCGCGGCGGCGCCGACGCGATCGACTGCACGAACGGCTGCAGCGTGCACGAGGGCGACACGGCCTCGCTCTCGGTCTCGGCCGGCCCGCTGCCCGATGTCGGCGGAAAGAGCGTCCAGGACGCGACATCCGCCCTCGAAGAGGTCGGGCTGTCCGTCGCCGGCACGTACGAGGAGTTCAACGACGACCTCGACGCCGGAGCGGTCATCTACATCGCCGGCCGCGACGGCGGCGGCAACTGGGTGCCCGGCGAATCGGTGACCCTCGCGGTGTCGAAGGGCCCTGAGCCGGTCGAGGTGCCCTCGGTGGTCGGGCTGACGCGCGACGCGGCGAAGAAGAAGCTCTCCGACCTGGGCTTCACCTACCAGTACCTCGCCACCTGGGATCTCTTCCTCGACTCCGCCACCCGGGTGGAGGCGCAGGTGCCGGCGGCCGGTCAGCTGGTGCGCGCCGGATCCGAGGTCTCGCTGCGCTTCCAGGTCTCCGGCTGA
- a CDS encoding muramidase family protein produces the protein MRQPIGPEPIQTVHPAPRRLPTSGLPAVVAGSIAGSLALTLAAVPAHAADAPRNSELRMPRLSGEPAAATFRASAVQAALMGVEAGDYVVQPGDTISAIAARFGVKIADVFALNGLGWSSVIHPGQHLRVTGSAPAPTAAPAPAAPAPAPASAGAVTVAVGDTISAIARRAGVSTQAVLDANGLGWSSVIMPGQKLALPGSAPVTAAAPAPAAPVAAPAPAPAPAAAGYTIVAGDTISGIAQRHGVSIRALLEANGLGADSIIYPGQSLAIPDAATVAALAAVPAASSTPLDLDEEQAANARTIIGIGRQLGVSDRGIAIALGTAMQESWLRNLDWGDRDSLGLFQQRPSTGWGTAAEVTDPGYATRVFFGGASDPNGYDTRGLLDIAGWESMSFADAAQAVQISAYPDRYAQWEQPATTWLSVLG, from the coding sequence GTGCGCCAGCCCATCGGACCCGAGCCGATTCAGACGGTGCACCCGGCACCACGACGCCTGCCGACGTCCGGTCTGCCCGCCGTCGTCGCGGGGTCGATCGCGGGATCGCTCGCGCTGACCCTCGCCGCCGTGCCCGCGCACGCCGCTGATGCGCCCCGCAACAGCGAACTGCGGATGCCGCGTCTGTCGGGCGAGCCGGCGGCCGCGACGTTCCGCGCCTCCGCCGTGCAGGCCGCCCTGATGGGGGTCGAGGCCGGCGACTACGTCGTGCAGCCCGGAGACACGATCAGCGCGATCGCCGCACGCTTCGGGGTGAAGATCGCCGACGTGTTCGCCCTCAACGGCCTCGGATGGTCCTCGGTCATCCACCCCGGCCAGCACCTGCGCGTCACCGGGAGCGCGCCGGCTCCGACCGCGGCTCCCGCACCCGCCGCACCCGCTCCCGCACCCGCATCGGCGGGCGCCGTCACCGTCGCCGTCGGAGACACCATCAGCGCCATCGCCCGGCGCGCGGGCGTCAGCACGCAGGCCGTGCTCGACGCGAACGGCCTCGGCTGGTCGTCGGTGATCATGCCGGGCCAGAAGCTCGCCCTCCCGGGCAGCGCCCCCGTCACCGCGGCGGCGCCCGCACCTGCCGCGCCGGTGGCGGCGCCCGCACCCGCACCCGCGCCGGCGGCCGCGGGCTACACGATCGTGGCCGGCGACACCATCAGCGGCATCGCGCAGCGCCACGGCGTCAGCATCCGCGCGCTCCTGGAGGCCAACGGCCTGGGCGCGGACTCGATCATCTACCCCGGCCAGTCGCTGGCGATCCCCGACGCTGCGACGGTGGCCGCGCTCGCGGCGGTGCCCGCGGCATCCTCCACCCCTCTCGATCTCGACGAGGAGCAGGCGGCCAACGCCCGCACGATCATCGGCATCGGCCGTCAGCTCGGCGTGTCCGACCGCGGCATCGCGATCGCCCTGGGCACGGCGATGCAGGAGTCCTGGCTGCGCAACCTCGACTGGGGCGACCGCGACTCGCTGGGCCTGTTCCAGCAGCGGCCGAGCACCGGCTGGGGCACCGCCGCGGAGGTCACCGATCCGGGCTACGCCACGCGCGTGTTCTTCGGCGGCGCCTCGGACCCGAACGGCTACGACACCCGGGGCCTCCTCGACATCGCGGGCTGGGAGTCGATGTCGTTCGCCGACGCCGCGCAGGCGGTGCAGATCTCCGCCTATCCCGACCGCTACGCGCAGTGGGAGCAGCCTGCGACGACGTGGCTGTCGGTGCTCGGGTGA
- the mraZ gene encoding division/cell wall cluster transcriptional repressor MraZ: MLLGTHTPKLDDKGRVILPSKFRDDLGSGVVITRGQERCLYVFSTEEFERVHERIREAPLSNKQARDFLRMFLSGASAEKPDSQNRITVPPHLRTYAGLDRDLVVTGVGAHAEIWNSDAWATYAESNEDSYSEMEQEVIPGLF, from the coding sequence ATGCTGTTGGGCACGCACACTCCCAAGCTCGACGACAAGGGCCGCGTCATCCTCCCGTCGAAGTTCCGCGACGACCTCGGCTCGGGCGTGGTCATCACCCGCGGCCAGGAGCGCTGCCTCTACGTGTTCAGCACCGAGGAGTTCGAGCGGGTCCACGAGCGTATCCGCGAGGCGCCGCTCTCCAACAAGCAGGCGCGCGACTTCCTCCGCATGTTCCTGTCGGGTGCGAGCGCCGAGAAGCCGGACAGCCAGAACCGCATCACCGTCCCCCCTCACCTCCGCACCTACGCGGGACTCGACCGCGACCTCGTCGTCACCGGCGTCGGCGCACACGCCGAGATCTGGAACTCCGACGCGTGGGCCACCTACGCCGAGAGCAACGAGGACTCCTACTCCGAGATGGAGCAGGAGGTGATCCCGGGACTGTTCTGA
- a CDS encoding DUF3040 domain-containing protein, translating into MPLSEQEQRLLDEMERHLLRNDADVVSAPRDGRTLSYRNIVYGTILVLLGLGGLIVGVSVPLVVVGVIAFAVMLGGVILAVTPTKGTPRVQAEPGRPVKAPASSTSFMDRMNERWDRRQGGDR; encoded by the coding sequence ATGCCACTCTCCGAACAGGAGCAGCGTCTGCTTGACGAGATGGAACGCCATCTCCTGCGCAACGACGCGGATGTCGTGAGCGCGCCGCGCGATGGTCGCACGCTGAGCTATCGCAACATCGTCTACGGCACGATCCTCGTCCTCCTCGGCCTCGGCGGTCTCATCGTCGGCGTGTCCGTGCCCCTCGTGGTCGTCGGCGTCATCGCCTTCGCGGTCATGCTGGGCGGCGTCATCCTCGCCGTGACCCCGACCAAGGGCACCCCGCGCGTGCAGGCCGAGCCGGGCCGCCCGGTCAAGGCGCCGGCATCGTCCACGTCGTTCATGGATCGTATGAACGAGCGCTGGGACCGTCGTCAGGGCGGCGACCGCTGA
- the rsmH gene encoding 16S rRNA (cytosine(1402)-N(4))-methyltransferase RsmH, translating into MDIRDIHTPVLLERCIELLAPAISHDGAVLVDGTLGMGGHTEALLQRFPGLHVIGLDRDQDALRIAEERLAPFSDRTTFVHTVYDGIATAIEDAGAGPVDGILFDLGVSSLQLDVADRGFAYAKDAPLDMRMDQTAGPTAADVLATYGEGDLRRIFERYGEERLAGRYARAIIAARTQEPLLRSGRLVDILQAATPAALKQAGHPAKRVFQALRIEVNGELAVLERTVPAALSQLRVGGRIVVMSYQSLEDRLVKRVLQDAAASTAPAGLPVELPEHTPRFRLLVKGAETASAEEVARNPRAAPVRLRAAERIKESM; encoded by the coding sequence ATGGATATCCGCGACATCCACACCCCCGTCCTGCTCGAGCGCTGCATCGAGCTCCTCGCCCCGGCGATCTCCCACGACGGCGCCGTTCTCGTGGACGGCACCCTCGGCATGGGCGGTCACACCGAGGCGCTGCTGCAGCGCTTCCCGGGGCTTCACGTCATCGGGCTCGACCGCGATCAGGACGCGCTCCGCATCGCCGAGGAGCGCCTCGCTCCGTTCAGCGACCGCACCACGTTCGTGCACACCGTGTACGACGGCATCGCCACGGCCATCGAGGACGCGGGCGCTGGGCCGGTGGACGGCATCCTCTTCGACCTCGGCGTCTCGTCGCTGCAGCTCGACGTCGCCGACCGCGGCTTCGCGTATGCGAAGGACGCGCCGCTCGACATGCGGATGGACCAGACTGCCGGCCCCACCGCCGCCGACGTGCTGGCCACCTACGGCGAGGGAGACCTGCGCCGCATCTTCGAGCGCTACGGCGAGGAGCGCCTCGCCGGCCGCTACGCCCGCGCCATCATCGCCGCGCGCACGCAGGAGCCGCTGCTGCGCTCCGGCCGCCTCGTCGACATCCTCCAGGCCGCGACGCCCGCCGCGCTGAAGCAGGCCGGTCACCCGGCCAAGCGCGTGTTCCAGGCGCTGCGCATCGAGGTCAACGGCGAGCTGGCCGTGCTCGAGCGCACCGTGCCGGCGGCGCTGTCGCAGCTGCGCGTCGGCGGACGCATCGTCGTGATGTCGTACCAGTCGCTCGAAGACCGTCTGGTCAAGCGCGTGCTCCAGGATGCCGCGGCCTCCACCGCGCCCGCAGGGCTCCCCGTCGAGCTCCCGGAGCACACCCCCCGTTTCCGCCTGCTCGTGAAGGGGGCCGAGACGGCCTCCGCAGAAGAAGTGGCGCGCAATCCCCGCGCCGCGCCTGTCCGGCTGCGTGCGGCCGAGCGCATCAAGGAGTCGATGTGA